The following are encoded in a window of Telmatobacter sp. DSM 110680 genomic DNA:
- a CDS encoding cysteine desulfurase family protein, with product MSTGNAPGTRVYMDANATTPLLPEVVDAMRPYWIEQFGNASSIHLDGQQARTGLDRARETLAEFFNCHEAEVVFNSGGTEGDNTALFGLLHPGDHLITTSIEHSAILQAAKKLEHFGVQTTYVAPQPSGLIDPTDILRAIRPETRLISVMLANNETGVLQPVSEIGKIAADTGCFFHIDAVQGAGKVKFDVRQFGCHLLSISGHKVHGPKGVGAMFVRRGTPVESLIVGGSHERRRRAGTENVPGIVGLAKAVELAMHSIEDGTIARLAGLRDKLEAGILALPGTGLNGVMPNGKPAPRAANTTNIWFDNLEGEALFIGLDLKGIAVSGGSACHSGATEPSHVLMAMGLDKARARASLRFSLLKTVTEAQIDRVLQVVPEAVQQLRTLSPVAAGTLS from the coding sequence TGGTCGACGCGATGCGGCCCTATTGGATTGAGCAGTTTGGTAACGCCTCGTCGATCCATCTGGATGGCCAGCAGGCACGAACAGGTCTGGATCGGGCACGCGAGACTCTGGCGGAGTTCTTCAACTGCCACGAGGCTGAGGTAGTGTTCAACTCGGGTGGCACCGAGGGCGATAACACTGCCCTGTTCGGCTTGCTACATCCCGGCGATCACCTCATTACAACGTCGATCGAGCACTCAGCTATCCTGCAGGCAGCGAAGAAGTTGGAGCATTTCGGGGTTCAGACCACGTATGTTGCTCCGCAGCCCAGCGGGTTGATTGATCCCACTGATATCCTGCGCGCGATCCGGCCGGAGACCCGGCTGATCAGCGTGATGCTGGCCAACAACGAGACTGGAGTGTTGCAACCAGTTTCCGAAATCGGCAAGATTGCTGCGGATACTGGTTGCTTCTTCCATATCGACGCGGTTCAAGGCGCCGGCAAGGTCAAGTTTGATGTGCGCCAGTTTGGCTGCCATCTGCTCTCGATCAGCGGACACAAGGTCCACGGGCCCAAGGGCGTTGGCGCGATGTTCGTGCGCCGCGGAACTCCCGTAGAGTCATTGATCGTCGGCGGAAGCCACGAACGCCGCCGTCGAGCCGGGACTGAAAACGTTCCAGGGATCGTGGGACTGGCCAAGGCTGTGGAACTGGCGATGCACAGCATCGAAGACGGAACTATCGCGCGGCTGGCCGGGCTGCGGGACAAACTGGAAGCAGGAATCCTCGCACTGCCCGGCACCGGGCTGAACGGAGTGATGCCGAACGGAAAACCAGCTCCCCGCGCTGCCAATACGACGAACATCTGGTTCGACAACCTTGAAGGCGAAGCACTCTTCATCGGCTTGGATCTGAAGGGCATTGCGGTTTCCGGCGGGTCCGCCTGCCACTCCGGAGCAACAGAACCGAGCCATGTGCTGATGGCCATGGGCCTGGATAAGGCGCGAGCGCGGGCTAGCTTGCGGTTCAGCCTCCTGAAGACGGTGACTGAGGCGCAGATTGATCGCGTGCTCCAGGTGGTGCCGGAAGCTGTGCAGCAGTTGAGAACACTGTCGCCTGTGGCTGCAGGAACCCTGAGCTAA
- the mnmA gene encoding tRNA 2-thiouridine(34) synthase MnmA produces MPQNRTIAVAMSGGVDSSTVAAILARLDQDTNVVGLTLQLWDQTRLAGKHGIPDAPKAGRCCSLDDVYDARRVAEHLGIPYYVVNQEERFEQDVVRPFVSEYLAGRTPIPCSLCNNHLKFDQLLKTARSIGADSIATGHYAVNEYEPERKRWILKRPADLAKDQTYFLFGLTQAQLAHTLFPLGHMTKPEVREVARQKGLTLAEKPDSQEICFIPGGSYQNFLAAYLEEQGEAMPDTAGELVASSGEVLGQHEGISNFTVGQRKGLKVSSPSPLYVLNIDPASHRVTVGADAELATVTLRANRLNWISIPELSAPMRVKAKIRHRHEPAWATLEPVSGAGPNSDSSCAEVLATFDEPQRAVTPGQSAVFYDGDEVVGGGWIV; encoded by the coding sequence ATGCCCCAAAATCGCACCATCGCCGTTGCCATGTCCGGAGGAGTTGACTCTTCTACCGTGGCGGCGATTCTCGCCCGATTGGACCAGGATACAAACGTCGTCGGCCTGACCCTGCAGCTGTGGGATCAGACCCGGCTGGCCGGAAAGCATGGAATTCCGGATGCGCCGAAGGCCGGACGCTGCTGTTCCCTTGATGACGTATACGACGCGCGACGCGTCGCTGAGCACCTTGGAATTCCGTATTACGTGGTAAATCAGGAAGAGCGGTTCGAGCAGGACGTGGTGCGGCCGTTTGTTTCGGAATACCTGGCAGGACGGACTCCGATTCCCTGCTCGTTGTGCAACAACCATCTCAAGTTTGATCAGTTGCTGAAGACAGCGCGCTCGATCGGCGCCGACTCGATTGCTACGGGACACTACGCAGTCAACGAGTACGAGCCGGAGCGAAAGCGCTGGATTCTGAAGCGGCCTGCTGACCTCGCCAAAGATCAGACGTACTTTCTCTTCGGTCTCACGCAGGCGCAGCTTGCGCACACGCTTTTCCCTCTGGGGCATATGACCAAGCCCGAGGTTCGTGAAGTGGCTCGGCAGAAGGGCCTGACGCTAGCCGAGAAGCCGGACTCGCAGGAGATCTGCTTCATACCCGGCGGCTCGTATCAGAATTTTCTCGCGGCCTATCTCGAAGAGCAGGGCGAGGCGATGCCCGACACAGCCGGTGAACTGGTCGCATCGAGCGGCGAGGTGCTTGGGCAGCACGAAGGCATCTCGAACTTCACCGTCGGGCAGCGCAAGGGACTGAAGGTGTCGTCGCCTTCGCCGCTTTACGTGTTGAATATCGATCCGGCCAGCCATCGCGTGACGGTGGGTGCCGATGCGGAGCTTGCGACGGTGACGCTGCGAGCAAACCGGCTGAACTGGATCAGCATTCCGGAGCTGTCAGCTCCGATGCGGGTGAAGGCGAAGATCCGGCATCGGCATGAGCCGGCCTGGGCCACGTTGGAGCCTGTTTCAGGAGCAGGACCAAACTCGGACTCGTCCTGCGCAGAAGTGCTCGCAACATTTGACGAGCCGCAGCGTGCAGTGACGCCAGGTCAGTCGGCCGTGTTTTACGACGGCGACGAGGTTGTAGGCGGCGGCTGGATCGTCTAA